The DNA segment ACATGAAGACACTGAAATCCTGCTGTGGCTTGATAATGAGTACAGCAGAataagtgagcactgagcaggCTGGGGCAGGTTATATAGGTGAACTTTCAATGTTGCTGGTGATGGGTGAGTGAAGACGGTATTAATCCACATTAAGACACTGAATTCTTACTGAAGCCTGATGACCGGGGTACAGTGGGAGGTATGGCAGTGCTGCGTGTGGTGCGTAGGGGAGGTGAGGCTGTGCACTACCTGGCCGAGGCATTGCAAGAGGGTGCCAGCGTCATACAGGAGGTGGATTGGACACGCCGCCATGACCACATGCAGCAGCACTCCGGCCAGCACCTCATTACTGGTGAGCCGTGGCTGATGGCACTAGGCGAACACTTCCCCAGCTGTGACCTTTTGATGAGAAGAGTTTTAGGAAAAGCATGTGgcattattttattctatatattttttgtcattaataTTCACACTTGTAGAAAACTATATGTAAAGAATTTATTAAGCAAGGGTGGATAGTTTTGTTGTTAGCAGAACTATAGAAAATTCATCCAGATTAGTACAGTCATTATGGAGCTCTAAAAGATgacacaaatttatggatgggaatgataggTGTAAATAGTTAGCAATGTATCATTCAGGAACTGCCACATGTTGGCTTGGTGACTTATtgtagcttcctttattttttcattgtaaatttgttttattgttatcattgtagcGGTGGCTGATGACCTCTATGGATATGCCACTACCTCCTGGTACCTGGCTGAGGCCGTCTCTCACATTGAGCTCGACACAGACAAGGTGACTGAGGAAGAAATGGCTAAAATTGAAGACATTGCCAACCAGAAGATCCGGGAAGCAACTCCAGTCAGCATTGTGGAGTATGAAGCATCAGACCCTAAATTAAAAGAGGTATTTgccatattgatttttttcattgacATTCACATTAAGATTGATTAAGAAATAATGAGTATAGAAGAAGttcattcttttcataatttgaTTATAAAGTGTCAAAATTATGGTAAAGAGTAACAGATAGGAATTATACTGCCTCGGACAttataagatgaagaaaagtctTGGAATTTAGTGACAAGAAGGTATCAAAGACAGTAACAGACAAGAATTATACTGCTCCTTACACTACAAGATAGAAAGCCAAGGAATGAGTCAGTAACATGAATTACTCAAATCTAGATAAGACAATCaccaataatactaataatactctTAACACTATAAAATATGAAGCTACATGAAGACATGAAATTTTGTGAATGGAAACTGTACAAAAACCATCTAAGACAgtagtaacaagaacaatactGCCCTAAACACCACAAGACCTGACACATAACAACAGGAAGATATGCAAATCCacccaagacaagacaagaaaacactACCCTAAGCACTATAAGACATGAAGGcaagtaaacaaataataacaagaacactgTCGCCCTAAACACCACAAGACCTGACGTATAACAACAGGATGGTATGCAAATCCacccaagacaagacaagacaagaaaactCTACTTCAAGCACAGACAAAAAGCCAAACACAACATCCATGACCTCTTTGGCAGATTCGCACCCGAGGCCTGCCTGAGGACGTGGTGGGGCCAGTGCGAGTAGTGACCATTGAGGGTGTGGATGCCAACATGTGCTGCGGTACCCATGTAAGGAACCTGGCTGACCTGCAGGCGGTGAAGCTGCTGCACACCGAGAAGGGCAAGGGCGGCCGGACTCTTCTGTTCTTCATGGCTGGCACCAGACTCCTCAGGTATGGTTTCCTTGCatatttaactctttcactgctaaATGTTGTATAAACcaacccagtttttttttttttttttttttttttttttttctttttcatgggaatttccgGGCTAAAAGAGACATCCTATATGAAAGCCCACCCATTAGGGAACTGTTACCTCAAATAAGGAACCCCATCCTATACTCGGACTGTGGCTAGGATTTGAACccatgtgcttggagacccctctgtGCTCAAAGCATGCACggtttcactgtactatgattaTCTGTAAATCTTGagtgttattgttatatttgtcTCTTGAATATTTTTCTAGCCTGGAAGGAGCAAAATCAACTTCatttctccaatttttcttctgtcttttcttgcAAACATTTTTCTTGTGATTATCTGTAGATATATTgaccattattattatgtctCATAAATATTTCTCTAACCTTGCAGATGCAAAATCAACtttgtttcattcattttttctctttaattgcaaacatttttattatttttacacacTGTTCTGGGTGTTAATGAGTGACCTTAGCAGTATAAACTTCAATTGATATCACTTGCCCACTTCATTACTCTTAATCCTTAAAATTTGGGTAATATTTTCTTGCAATATAATGATTTAGCCCATTTTAACTTATAATCATAGGAAATTATTTTTAGACTAGTATTCAGAAACATTGTtttttcaccaccactgtttgcCAAGGCCACACTGATGACATGCTGAGTTCTCAAGTGTTTTTCTcctgtaaataaaatagaaaattcgTTGATCCATCACTATTACAATAAAAACATCATTGAAAACTTGTGTAGCTTCAACTAGAACATTTTtaatgtagtggaggtgcaatatatttttaaatgggctttttttttattccagagttttgttgttcttggccagtTGCCCTCTTACATTAAATTGTCTTTATATGAGTGTTGATTAGGGCTTCTCTGAAAGATGTATAGATATTATAAAAATTGAATAGTCAGATGACCCAGTGATGTTTGACATAACCTGTGAaaacatatgtgtgtgtttatgtatgtaggCAATATAAAGATGTTAGATAAGATTTTGTTATGTatagtgttttggtgtatttgacAGGTACTTTGGGGAGTGTGTGGGACGAGAGCGGCAGCTGAACACCCTCCTGCACTCCTGTCCTGCTGACCACATTCGCCTGGCAGAGAAGAACCAGAAAGACCTGAAAAGTAAGTCTGGTGTCTGGTGAAGCCATGAGCAGTTGAAGTCTTAGTGATCAAAGAGTCAGTGTATTGATGTCTTTATACTTTGTCATTGTTCTTGTTGATAAGCCAAATTTAGGATGACTGCATAGGATGTCAAAACAGATACAGATAAAACCATAGAATCCTTGGTACACTATGAAATTAAGATCCATGCTTCTTATTAATCTCTTAAAACTTTGAAGTATGCATACTTTTGTGTCCTTAAAGGCTGTCAGAAATCATTGAGGGAAGCCTTCAGGGACCTTGCTGTGTGTGAGGCCAGAGCCTTTCTGGTCCAGGAGCCAAGACCATCCGtcttcttccaccaccgccGGGATGGAGACAGCGACTACCTCAGTGTTATCATCAATGAGATCAATGATGAGGTGGGCAGCCATGCATCCTGTTACCTCATGCTGAATCTTATCTACCTTAGAGTTATTGGACTGCTGAAGTGACTTAATTTATGCCATGATTTatgtaattgtaattgtaaaTGTTTAGAAggcataaaatatatataaaaaaacatttttcaAGTCATTATGCTAGGCATGTATGATAACCCAAAAAGAACATACCTATATTGTAATTAGATACATACAGCATACCATAATTCTGAATATAATGTGTAAAATAACCACATATACTACTATAATTCATTGTACTTAATTCTCCAAGATAGTTTTTACcaaagattaagaaaattaatgatggGTCTCTTCCAATGCCAGGGTGTCCTGAAGGTGCTGACAGCAGGGGAGGACAAGGGCCCCGGCATCCTGGTGGTTCACGGCCCCCCTGACCTGGTGGCTCAAGTGGGACCCAGGTGAGAAATattcatcctttccctctctacATGTAAATAAATCATGTGTTTAGTTTAGAAACAGTAATTTTGTAGTGTGCATAGATTTCAATGAGGCAATATTTAGATAATTTAGTACTGTTTgcattattgtatttttgttttagttttggtcttgtttttgtgtgtgtagggtgtgtgAAATCCTGGAGGGACGAGGCGGTGGAAAGACTCGCTTCTCAGGCAAGGTGACAAGGGTGGGCAAGCGGAAGGAAGCTGAGAAGTATGTCCTGGCAGTGCTGGATGGCTCTGTCACTGAGAGCTGATGCCACCAGTAGAACAGAGTCTATATGGAGCAGGTGATATAGATTTTGTCATTGAAGTTTTATCAGAAACGGATTTGTGGACTATTAGGTGAAAGCATATTACGTTATTTATaatttgatttatatatatatatatatatatatatatatatatatatatatatatatatatatatatatatatatatatatatatatatattgcatcaTCTTTGAGAAGAGAAAGCCAACTATGGTAAGGTAAAAGTATATACTATTAGATTGCATAGGTATGGAGAAAAGACAGCATTAAATTTTATAATTAGATATACATGATGTTGAATATATTAGGTCACACCCACAAGAAGACCTCTAGTCCATAAGATACTCCGTGATGTATTTTCAAAGTTGTTCTATATACAAGAAGTACAAGTGATAGGATAACAGAAGCACATTCCACACAATGCTCAGAAAGGTGGTCACTGGTCCATGGAACCAATAATTAAAAGCTATTCCTGCCACAGCAACAGTTTGCTTCAATGCCTATCTTGTTCACCTTCAATAACTATATTTCAAGCAGGATACCCATGGTAAGATACAAGGAAGCTTAAAATTCAAGTCTTGCCTGTAGTACATACTGGTGATGTATTGGATGCTAAATTATAGAGATTTGTTGATGTGAAGCCAAATGTGCATTGTCATAAAATGCATTTGTGGGTAAAAGTGCAGAATTTCAAATATCAATTTTTGTCATGCAGACTCATGGTTGTTTATGTGAATGTGGAGTTTTTACACATCGCTGTAATTTACTCTATATAATTCTATTAATTATACACTAACAAGTGACAAATTTCAGCCACACTTAAAATCAGCTTGACAAGATTATTCTTACTCACTGTGACACTTTCTATTGTTAATTTTTACACTTAAtcacatttgttttttttttcctcactcacaTTAACCCCTCAGTCACAATGTAGTGAGAATATAAATGACATTATTCTCtactactgacacacacacacacacacacacacacacacacacacacacacacacacacacacacacacacacacacacacacacacacacacacacacacacacacacacacacacacacacacaccgcgtagtgtagtggttagcacgctcgactcacaatcgagaggcccgggatCAAGTCCcggcgtggcgaggcaaataggcatgccttttaatgtgtggcccctgttcacctagcagtaaataggtacgggatgtaactcaaggggttgtggcctcgcttacccggtgtgtggagtgtgttgtggtctcagtcctacccgaagatcggtctacgaactctgagctcgctccgtaatggggaagactggctgggtgaccagcagacgactgaggaggtgaattacacacacacacacacacacacacacacacacacacacacacacacacacacacacacacacacacacacacatattggacagagaattgataaaggtgaccacaagcaatcatctccaaggacatggaaaaaaactaataaaagacatctgtttaaatgacgtgagaaagtacagtttcccacatcgtagtattgataagtggaataaactgagcagtgatatCATTGATGCGGTGTacgtcaatcagatgaaagagagatatgacaggagtagacaaggagacaggacacagagagaatagctcgggccctgtaatacacaaataggtaaatacacacacacacacacacacacacacacacacacacacacacacacacacacacacacacacacacacacacacacacacacctctctctctctctctctctctctctctctctctctctctctctctctctctctctctctctctctctctctctctctctctctctctctctctctctctctctctctctctctctctctctctctctctctctctctctctctctctttccttcctttaattctcTTAAGTTAATGTCACCCTAAGTATTTCTGCATTTCCTTACTTCAAACAACATTAAATCAAATTAACTTTCAATATACAACTTTATTTATAAATTCTCAAAGTAAATATCTTCCCACAAGTTTCTGCTTCTCTGAGTTTTCTTGAGCctgctactatcattattactgctactgctactattactattcctgtgatgataatggtgataggtAGAGATCtgctcgtactactactacttctgctactactgttatcacTCT comes from the Portunus trituberculatus isolate SZX2019 chromosome 25, ASM1759143v1, whole genome shotgun sequence genome and includes:
- the LOC123508631 gene encoding alanyl-tRNA editing protein Aarsd1-B-like isoform X3; its protein translation is MVFYCQRHCYDTKYTTKVVSCKPAKLDMLVEGKKKKVACYEVTLEDTILFPEGGGQPDDRGTVGGMAVLRVVRRGGEAVHYLAEALQEGASVIQEVDWTRRHDHMQQHSGQHLITAVADDLYGYATTSWYLAEAVSHIELDTDKVTEEEMAKIEDIANQKIREATPVSIVEYEASDPKLKEIRTRGLPEDVVGPVRVVTIEGVDANMCCGTHVRNLADLQAVKLLHTEKGKGGRTLLFFMAGTRLLRYFGECVGRERQLNTLLHSCPADHIRLAEKNQKDLKSCQKSLREAFRDLAVCEARAFLVQEPRPSVFFHHRRDGDSDYLSVIINEINDEGVLKVLTAGEDKGPGILVVHGPPDLVAQVGPRVCEILEGRGGGKTRFSGKVTRVGKRKEAEKYVLAVLDGSVTES
- the LOC123508631 gene encoding alanyl-tRNA editing protein Aarsd1-B-like isoform X4, giving the protein MAVLRVVRRGGEAVHYLAEALQEGASVIQEVDWTRRHDHMQQHSGQHLITAVADDLYGYATTSWYLAEAVSHIELDTDKVTEEEMAKIEDIANQKIREATPVSIVEYEASDPKLKEIRTRGLPEDVVGPVRVVTIEGVDANMCCGTHVRNLADLQAVKLLHTEKGKGGRTLLFFMAGTRLLRYFGECVGRERQLNTLLHSCPADHIRLAEKNQKDLKSCQKSLREAFRDLAVCEARAFLVQEPRPSVFFHHRRDGDSDYLSVIINEINDEGVLKVLTAGEDKGPGILVVHGPPDLVAQVGPRVCEILEGRGGGKTRFSGKVTRVGKRKEAEKYVLAVLDGSVTES